A single genomic interval of Arachis duranensis cultivar V14167 chromosome 7, aradu.V14167.gnm2.J7QH, whole genome shotgun sequence harbors:
- the LOC107458608 gene encoding uncharacterized mitochondrial protein AtMg00310-like: MSEFGETPDTRLAIAQTLNIEHIGTQEKYLGLPSIVQKSKKATFGAIKDKVQKRIMGWKRSLLSSGGRHTLLRAVGEAIPNYTLSCFKLPDTLLAEIHSMLLQFWWGQKGAERRIVWIKWDTMMRPKKDGGLRIKDLRVQNLALLGKQCWRLMKYPNSTLSRMLKAKYFRNTDFLHAEIGSVPS; this comes from the coding sequence ATGTCAGAATTTGGGGAGACCCCTGACACAAGACTAGCAATTGCTCAGACACTAAATATTGAACATATCGGAACACAAGAAAAATACCTGGGGCTGccctctatagttcaaaaatcaaagaaagcaaCCTTTGGAGCTATCAAGGATAAAGTTCAGAAGAGGATTATGGGTTGGAAAAGAAGTCTATTGTCATCAGGTGGCAGGCACACGCTATTGAGAGCGGTGGGAGAGGCGATTCCTAATTATACACTCTCTTGTTTCAAGCTCCCGGACACGCTGTTGGCTGAGATTCATAGCATGCTCTTGCAATTTTGGTGGGGTCAAAAAGGCGCAGAACGAAGAATAGTTTGGATTAAATGGGACACAATGATGAGACCGAAGAAAGATGGAGGGCTGAGGATCAAGGACCTAAGGGTGCAAAATTTGGCTTTATTGGGCAAGCAATGTTGGCGTCTAATGAAATACCCTAATTCTACTCTATCAAGAATGCTCAAAGCTAAATATTTCAGAAATACAGATTTTCTACATGCAGAGATAGGAAGTGTACCATCGTAG